The following coding sequences lie in one Chryseobacterium arthrosphaerae genomic window:
- the rfbD gene encoding dTDP-4-dehydrorhamnose reductase → MKKIAVIGSNGQLGNCIRKIAPDFELDYEFIFTDSSVLDVTDESQVNDFFYNNKPDYCINASAYTAVDLAETEKDKAFAVNADGVAFLAQACADYKAVLIHVSTDYVFDGDTNLPYSEDDFTNPIGVYGASKRKGEELALEINPHTIILRTSWLYSEFNKNFVKTMLNLFAQKNELGIVADQYGQPTNANDLAEAIMEIIQTPEKTYGIFHFSNYPETTWFEFAQKIAEFSKSSIKLNPLTTEQYPTPAKRPVRSTMSLDKIEETYKIEPKHWENSLEECVETLAQSKLI, encoded by the coding sequence AAAGATAGCCCCTGATTTTGAGCTTGATTACGAATTCATATTCACAGATTCGTCTGTATTAGATGTTACAGATGAAAGCCAGGTCAATGATTTCTTTTACAATAATAAACCTGATTACTGTATCAATGCTTCAGCGTATACGGCAGTTGATCTTGCCGAAACTGAAAAAGATAAAGCTTTTGCAGTAAATGCTGATGGAGTGGCTTTCCTTGCCCAGGCCTGTGCAGATTATAAAGCTGTTTTGATCCATGTTTCTACAGATTATGTATTTGACGGAGATACCAATCTTCCCTATTCAGAAGACGATTTTACCAATCCTATAGGAGTATATGGTGCTTCCAAGAGAAAAGGAGAGGAGCTTGCCCTGGAAATAAACCCTCACACAATTATTCTGAGAACCTCATGGCTATACTCTGAGTTCAATAAGAATTTTGTGAAAACGATGCTAAACCTTTTCGCTCAGAAAAACGAATTGGGAATTGTGGCTGATCAGTATGGGCAGCCTACAAATGCCAATGACCTTGCAGAAGCAATCATGGAAATCATTCAGACCCCGGAAAAGACCTATGGAATATTTCATTTTTCAAACTATCCGGAAACAACCTGGTTTGAATTTGCCCAAAAAATTGCAGAATTTTCAAAATCTTCTATAAAACTGAATCCTTTAACCACAGAACAGTACCCGACACCGGCAAAAAGGCCTGTGAGAAGTACCATGTCTCTGGATAAAATTGAAGAGACTTATAAAATAGAACCTAAACATTGGGAGAACAGCCTTGAAGAATGTGTTGAAACACTTGCACAATCTAAACT